In Flavobacterium piscisymbiosum, the sequence TGTTTTACCTAAACCCATTGTTAGTGCAAAAATGTAGTTCGGGTAAATTTGTTCGAATGATTTAATCTGTTTGAAAACCTCATTAAATATTTTTAGATCTTCTACATTATTATCTTCTATAGGATCAAATAATTGACCTTGTCCTTTACTATTGATTCCTGTAGCAGTTCTACCTTCAAATTGATTTTGTTTTTTGAACCAATCTTGGAAAATATCATATAAGTATTTATTGTTGCAAAACTCTTTTAAAAACACATACATTTCTAATGCTTCGAATTGAGGTTTTCTTAGATATGCTGTTGAATTTGAAGGATTGTTAAAATCTAAAAACTTTTTTGTTAATGGATTGTATGATGCCCTTATCTTCTTAGTTTCTTGTTGTAAAAAAAGATTTAAGTAGATGTAAAAAGGAAAATCTATATTTTGATTTTTTTTCTTAGCCATTGTTTAGCGTAGTTTCAAAAGTTTCACTTAATACATCTGTTATTTTTACTCTAATTGTTCCTGCATTATTAGGAATAGAATAAACCCCTTTTACAAATTCATTATTCTCAGGAACATCAACAGTTTGTGGCTCGAATACTGCTCCATCATAATTGAAATCAATCATAATACTATCTACTAATTCCTTCCAATCTTCTACATTTTCTTTTAATAATGACATTTTTTGCATCAAATTCATTGGATAAAATTCTCTAATTAAAATTTTACCTCCTTCAATTACTATTTCAGCTTCCGCATCTCTTTTGAATTCTAAATTTGCTTTATCGCGAAGAATATCAACTACTTCTATGTCTAATTTATATGGAAGTGCATTTTGTAATTCAGCGGCTAAATCTGGTTCATGTCCCATACAAACTAATAATAAATGTTCGACTGGTTTATTTGGACTATTCTCAATTGCTTTTTCAAACTTTTTATAATCAAAATTTGTTATAAGTTCATTTAAATCTGCCCTTGTTGCTATGCGATTTATAGGCATTATTTTTACCATTCTACCATCTTTTTCGCCATCATAAATACCATTATTTGGAAGTGTTTGTATTTCTAATGCATTCATTAATAAATCTTTTGCTTCAATAGGGTTTCTGAAAACATCATAATGATTGACATTAAAAACAGAAAAACCAGTATATTTAGGTTCATCTTGAAGTTTATTATTTATTTCTCTAGCTATTTTAAGTAATCTTTTCGTAGTAGTTTGTATTGCTCCAAGATTTATATCTGCACCTATAAATTTTCTTCCTAATTTCATTGCAACTGCTTGAGTAGTTCCAGAACCCATAAAACAATCAAACACAATATCACCAGGATTAGAAGAACTTAAAATAATTCTTTCTAGTAATTTTTCAGGTTTTTGCGTCGGATATTTATAATTTTCTAATGCTCCTCCTTGTACTGCATTTATATCTACCCAAATATCTTGTAGTGGAACACCTGGTGATTCATCAATAAATCTTTTTTTCTGCGGTACTGCTCCAGGCTTTGTTTGTATAATTATACCATCTTGATATAATTGTTCCATCTTGATTTTAGAATGTACCCAATATTTTGTAACACCTAAGAATTCATAATATGGATTTCCTTTAGAAGCACCACCTGGGCCTAATAATGAAACTAAACGATATTTTTTTCCTGTTTTTTCATCAATATATTTATAAAAATCATTAACATATTTTTCAGAATATGGTGTATAAACAGTATTAATTTTGGTTGCCTCAGTTTTCTTATAAAAAAATATCATATCATGTAAACGACCTAAATGTTTTGCTCCTTGCCCTGAATCACCGTGTGAAAAAGTTCTTTTCCATACAATTTGATTAACAAAATTTGATTGACCAAATATCTCATCTAAGATTATTTTAATATAATGACCTCTTGTAGGATCACATTGAATATATATGGAACCATCACTACTCAATAACTCTTTGATTAGAATAATTCGTTCATATATAAACTGTAAATATTCATCATTAGTCCAAATATCAGTATATTGTTTTTCTTCAAAAGCATTAAAATTTCCAGCAGCCCCAACACCTCTTAATTCAATTTTCTTTTTATAATCTGCTCTAGAATCATATGGAGGGTCAATATAAATAAGTTTAACTAAACCCCTATATTTCTTTAGTAAATGACTCATTACTTGAAGATTATCTCCCCAGAATATTTTATTTAACCAACCATTTACTTCTTCACCATGTGTCTCTTTTAATTGAGCTGGATAGAATTGAGTAGTTGAAAAAGGTCTTTTTCCTTTCCAATTAAGCATCGGGTATCCTTTAATTGGTTCAAAATTGAAATCTTCAACTGACGTAATTTTTTGTTCTATTTTAAGTCCTAAGTCTGGCTGTTGTTGCATAAAAATTATTTATTATATTGTTTTGGGTTGCAATGGTAGCGCATATCACATTCCCCACATTGTTTTTCTGATTTAACGATATGTTTCATATCGTAATTTTTAGTTTCAATCTTATTTACTACTTCATCAAAAACAGAAATAGTATGTTGTATGTTGTCTTTGTTTGATTTGAATGTTACATAAGGACTACTACTTTCTTCTTTTGGGTAGTACAAGTGCATTTTACTTACAATATACCCCGTTCTTTCTTCCACTAAATGAGCATAGATTTCTAATTGTCTCCTATATTGTGCTAAAATTTGTTTTGTTTTTGGATCGTTTGAGTTTATTTCTGGTTTATTTCCAGATTTAAAATCAATTAGTTCAACTGTTCCATTTTCTCCTTCAATAAGGTCAATAGTTCCTTTAAGAATGTAATCTTCTTTGACTAATGAAACATCTACTTCAGCTTCTTTTATAAGATGCCATCTTTGGCTTTGATTGTCACGGTAGCGAAGAATTTGGGTTAATAAAGCTTTTTGTTGAGCTTCGTGTAAATAAGTTCTTTGGCTTTTTGAAAGTAAATAATAATTTTCATTGAACCAGTTTGTAATATTATCATCAGTTAATGTTTTCACTTCATCACGTAAAACTGCTTTATGAATATCTTCAATGGTTTGGTGTAATAAACTACCCCCTAAAACACCACCGGTTCTTACCTCTGTAAATTCTAACTCCTTATAAAATTTGTATTGCAATGGACAGTTTTCATATAAAAGAATATGTGATGTAAAGGAATATTCTTTTTTAATGTTTACTGGTTTGATTGGTTGTAATTTTAATTCTTTAGGTTTGAATTCATCACTTTTCCAGGAAATAGCTTTTGCAAATGATTTCTCTAAATATTTTGATGGATTTCTACCTGCACCACTTTTTTCATATGCTGTTAACACCAACAAATTTTGAGGTCTTGAAAAAGCCGTATAGTATAAACGCCAGAAGTCATAATACTTAGTTTTTTCAATTGGTTCAAATGGTGGTTTATGATAATAGTTTTGTTGTAGAATTTCATCTACTTCATCGTATTGTTTTGATGGATTAAGGTTTAAAGAACCTGTAATTACAATTGGAAATTCAAGTCCTTTTGATTGGTGAATAGTCATAAAAGAAACACATCCTGAGGGAGCAAACTCATCAAAATCTTCATATTCTTCAATACCACCCTCAATTATAAATCTTAGATATGTGTTGAATAAATCTTGAAGTATTTTTTCAATATTCTTTTTAGATAAAACAGTTATGTTGTATAGATATTCGAATTTGAATAAAAGTTTAGTAACCTGCGCTATGTTATAGGCAGCACGTAGCTGAATTTTATTATCTGTAAGTTCAACATCAATGAAATTACCAAACATTGGAAATTCTAATAGCTGGTATATTAAAGCAGCAAAACCATAGTTTGTATTTTTAGAGAACACAATGTGTTCTTTGGCTCTCATTTGGCACCATTTTAAAAGTGCTTCATTTGCTTTAGGGTCTTTTCGTATTTCGTTAGCAAATTTTTCTTTCCAAGATTGGTATTTATTCCATACTTCCAAATGTGCATCTTCTTTCCATTTTAAATCTTCAAATAGATTAGGAAAAATGAATATTAATGCCCCAAATAACAATTGTACTTCTTCACGTTCAAAGAATAAAGATGAACGAGGAGAAAATACATTTATACCATTATCTTCGAGGAATTGAGCTAAAGCTATTACTTTATCATTTTTGACAGATCTAAACAGAAAAGCTATTTGATTGTAATCTGTTATTGCTCCAGAGCTTATCATTTCTTGAATGAATGAAAGAACTTCTTCACAATATTCTTCATATGAAACATCACTCGAAACTTTTAGTACTGCTGGTATTTTTGTAAATATGCCGTTTCTAGGTTTAATGTTTTTATCGTATCTGAATTTTTTGATTCCTTCTGTCCAGTCTAATTCCTCCATCCATTTGTTATAGAATTCTATAATATCTGGATGAGAACGATAATTAGTTACTAATGAAACTTGTTTACAAAGTCCTTTTTTAAAATTATTTGAAAATTCTAATATATTTCTAATAGTTGCACCTCTGAATCTATATAAACCTTGATCATCATCACCAACAACACAAAAATTATTGTTCTTAGCAGATAATAACAATAATATTTTTTCTTGAATAGTATTTGTATCTTGATACTCATCAACCATTAGATAATGAATTTTATCTTGTAATGCTTGTAGGATTTTTGGGTGATTCTCTAATAGTTTTAATGTTTCTATTTGAATAGTTGAAAAATCTAATACATTTTCTTCTTCAAGCTGTTCTTGGTAGATTTTATAGTATTCACCTATAGCTCTTATTTCATCTTCATCGGCATTACAAAGCACATCAATATCAAGACATTCCTCTGATACTTTTGAAATATAGTAAATTAAATTACTTGCTTTTTCCCATCTGTTCACATAGTGACTTCCAATAATATGAGTAGAATCTTCAACTTCTAAATATCTTGATAAATTTCTAAATACTAAATACTTTTGGTCGAACTGATCTAATAAACGATAGTTTCTTTTGAGTTTAGTGTACTCTCTGTTTTCCTCAATAATTCTTAAAAAAATTGAATGTAATGTTCCAATATACATTTCATTCAGATTTATTTTTAAGTCTAATTCCAACAATCTGTTTGAAACTCTTGTAATTAATTCTTTAGCTGCTTTTTCGGTAAATGTCGCAACCATGATGTTTTCGGCTGGAGTCTTTTTAATAATTAAATAGACTATTCTTTCTACTAATGTTTTAGTCTTACCTGCACCTGGACCAGCAATAACCAATAAAGGACCTTCAAGGGTTGTAATAGCAGCTATCTTTTCAGGGTCGATACCATCAGCGATAAGATTATTAATAAAAGAAGCTGAATTCATCTAACAGAATTATATTTATAATTTTCAATTTTTTTACTCAATCTGTAAATGTATGAAAAAGTAAGGGAAAGAAAAATGAGGAAAACCGTAAATGGATGAAAAAAGAAGAAAAATAGGGTATCTAATTTTAGGACAGGATGGGTAAGGTAATTTTGAATAAAAAATAATTTTACTTCATAATTTCTTTAGAAATAATAAATAATAATGTTTTGATCTGAATAATGGTTTTTGTTAATCCGATGAGTAAAAAAAATGTAATTATAGAAAATGAAAAAGCCTTTCAAAAATATGAAAGGCCTTAATAAGTAAAAGTAAGGTGAATTATTTTTTAGATTCCTCGATAGAGACTTTTCTAAACTCTTTCAAAAGTTTCTCAATTTCCAAAGTTGATTTACGAGCTCTTGCTCCAGCGGCTTTAACACCTTTTTCAATTAGTGAATCTGATTCGGTTTTAAATGTTTCGATTTCTGCGTTGATTTTTGCAACTAGATCTTTCATGATACAATTTTTTTAAATTAAGAGAGCAAAAGTAAAATTTTGCATCAAAAACAAAACGCTACTACCAAGAAATTGTTGTTATATCTTTCCCTTTTTTAACTGTTTAATAAAATAACTAACCGATATGCCAGTCCTGGACTGAAATGCATTAGTAAATCGGGGAGTGGTAGTAAAGCCTGCTTCTTCGCCCAATGCGCTAATAGTATAATTCTGAGAAGTGCTAGAATCTTTAAGGAGATTTATCAGATAGTCAATCTTCAGATCATTTATATAGTCTACAAAACCTTTGTCTTTGTGATGGTAAATTACCTTAGATAAGTACTTGCTGTTTGAATTAAATGCTACTGTAAGTTTAGCAAGCGTCAAATTTTTGTCAAGAAATTTTTTTTCCCTTTCAAATTTATCCAGTTGTTTCAAGATTGTTTCAACTGCTTGCGGTGTGACATCTAATAAGTCTGATTTTTCCAATCTTGGTTTTGGGACATTCTTCTCCTCAATTTTTTTTAATAACTCTTCAAATTTTAGTTTGTTTAGTTTTTTAGTTTTGAAATGTTTATACGTAAAATAGATGATTACTAAAAACATAATTAGAATAATTCCTATGAACACGATATCATAGTATCTCTCATAAATCAGCTGTTGGCGAATTTTAGCTCTATCAATTAAGATTTCTTTAGTATCATACTCTTTATGAACTTTTCCGATTAAATATTTATTTGTATCAGTTAATAAGGAATCTGCTTTAAGGAGCTGATCTATATAATACAGCTGCGAGTTAAGATCTTGCTTTTTTTTAGAGTATTTAATTAATAATTCGAATACCTCCTTTAAATCTGGACGGATGTATTCTTTTTCGTTAAAGGTCTGATTTACTTTTTGAAAGTAAGGAATTGCTTTAGAAGGTGCATTAAGTTTCCAATAACTCTTTCCAATATAAAAGCTAGCTATTGATTCATTAGCAAATTCAGTATTGCTATTTAATTTAGGGAGAACATCCTGTAATGTTTTGATAGCGGTATTAAAGTTATTTTTGAAATATTGATTAATGCCTTCGGAATGCTCGAAAAATGCTTTCATTTCCGGAATTTTTAATTTGTCACATTCTTGTATGCCTAACAGATTCGTTTTCGAGCAGAGATCGTAATCACCTATTCTGTTATAACAGACTCCTAAGGAATGGAGTGAATTTAAATAGGGGCGGGGCTCCTGGTTTCTAAAATAATCAATGCATTCTTTTAAAAGTGAAATAGCTTCATCATAAAATTCAAGATAGTATTTTATCTGCGCCATGTTATATTTTACCTTATAAATAAGATATTTATCACCAGATTTTGAAATATGTTCGTTTGCTTTGATATAATAATTATATGCTTCATTGTACTTCTTTTGACTATAATATACTATTCCCTTTGATAGAAAAGAGGAACCAATTAATGCCTGATCATTTGATTTTTTAGCGAAATGTATCATACTGTCTGCGTATTGTAGGCGTAATTCAACAGGTGACTGATGAAGGATATTTTGATAGCCGTAGACAATTTCTTTCCAGTTACTTTCTTTTTTTGCCTTGAATAAATAAGAGTATAAATAAAGTGAGGCTTTAGTGCTGTTATTTTTATTCTCGTAGATTTTTTCGTCCAGATAATCAAAACTTTTTGCGGCAAGAGAATCAGGAATTTGGTGTAGATGAGTTTGAGCCGTAAGGATTTTTATTAAAAGTAGAAATGGAAGTACATATAGTTTACTATTCATAATGTATAGATATTTCGAATTCATGTTTATGAAATACACGATTCTGATTAAAACATTTAAATGAAAGTTGCTGTAAAATAAAGCAATCAAAAATAATCAAACATTTCTAATGCAACGTCTTATTGTAAGAAAAATACTTTGTCGATTTCGTGGAAATCGACAATCGATTTCATGGATATCCACAAACATGTCCTTTTTTTATTGTTTTGATCCTCATAGATTTGCTTCGAATTCAATAGCAAAATATTCAACATCGTGTTGAACAAAAGTTCTGCTAACCCGGGTGAAATGAACTGAGAAGAAATTCTCATTCACTTAACCATTTTATATCATGAAAAATTTATTATTTATCAGTTTGACAATTTTGTTTTGTTCATGTTCAACAGATGATTTCGCATATAGTGAAACGCAGATTAATCCAAGGGCTTCTGTTTTAGATTCACTTGAAGTGAATTCAAACTTTCATTATGAATCAAATAAGAACGGTTTGCCAAGAAAAATTAAAGTTAGAAATCAAATTCTAATAGTTCCTGAGAGGATATCTGATCAGATCATCTCCCTTGTAAATCATGGGCAATCAAAAGCGGGTTCAGGTAAGTTTGATAATCAGACTTTATCCAAGGATACAATTGTGATGGAAACGACTCCTGTAGTAGCTTTATTTGCAATTGTAGAAGAAAGCTTACTAGGTATTTCTCTCCAAGAAAACGTCAAGAATTACATTGTAAGTCTAAACGCTTTAAAAGGCCAAGACTATGGAATTGTAGATGATTATATTATACAATATGAAATAGGGAAACGTGCTGATCAATCTCTGAGCGTTGATGAAAAGAATACGATTTTGAGTATTTCATCTGTTTCTGAAACAGTTCTTTACAGTGAAAAGAAACGTAGGGATAGGGATTGGGAGACATCAACTACGAGTAAAAAGAGAGAATGAATTGCTGTGATGCTCAAATTTCAGCAACATGATCGTTAATCGTATGATTTTAACTCTCAGTTTTACTAACTATCTAAGCTTTTTTTGTCATGAAAAAACGACCAATATTCTATATAATACTTTTCCTTTTTAATCTGTTCGCGCTTTATTTTATTATTAACCTGTTTAGTTATGATGAGCTTGTCAGATATGTTTTAAATGAAGGAAGACTAATAGAATGCCCGAGAAAACGTGCTTATCTGCTGCTATTATGCTCATTTGCTAATCTATATTTTCAGTTTTTTATATGGATGGAATATCTTTTTAAAGACAAAATTTAAAAATTAAATGTGCTTAAAATGATAATTTATGATCAAGGAAATATTAAATACGGAAGTAAAAACCGCGGAAAATGACGGATTACTTATAAATGTTATTAAGAACTATACCGTAAAGAACGAAGTGAAAGTTCCGTTTCAGATTCTTAATT encodes:
- a CDS encoding site-specific DNA-methyltransferase; the encoded protein is MQQQPDLGLKIEQKITSVEDFNFEPIKGYPMLNWKGKRPFSTTQFYPAQLKETHGEEVNGWLNKIFWGDNLQVMSHLLKKYRGLVKLIYIDPPYDSRADYKKKIELRGVGAAGNFNAFEEKQYTDIWTNDEYLQFIYERIILIKELLSSDGSIYIQCDPTRGHYIKIILDEIFGQSNFVNQIVWKRTFSHGDSGQGAKHLGRLHDMIFFYKKTEATKINTVYTPYSEKYVNDFYKYIDEKTGKKYRLVSLLGPGGASKGNPYYEFLGVTKYWVHSKIKMEQLYQDGIIIQTKPGAVPQKKRFIDESPGVPLQDIWVDINAVQGGALENYKYPTQKPEKLLERIILSSSNPGDIVFDCFMGSGTTQAVAMKLGRKFIGADINLGAIQTTTKRLLKIAREINNKLQDEPKYTGFSVFNVNHYDVFRNPIEAKDLLMNALEIQTLPNNGIYDGEKDGRMVKIMPINRIATRADLNELITNFDYKKFEKAIENSPNKPVEHLLLVCMGHEPDLAAELQNALPYKLDIEVVDILRDKANLEFKRDAEAEIVIEGGKILIREFYPMNLMQKMSLLKENVEDWKELVDSIMIDFNYDGAVFEPQTVDVPENNEFVKGVYSIPNNAGTIRVKITDVLSETFETTLNNG
- a CDS encoding ATP-dependent helicase — translated: MNSASFINNLIADGIDPEKIAAITTLEGPLLVIAGPGAGKTKTLVERIVYLIIKKTPAENIMVATFTEKAAKELITRVSNRLLELDLKINLNEMYIGTLHSIFLRIIEENREYTKLKRNYRLLDQFDQKYLVFRNLSRYLEVEDSTHIIGSHYVNRWEKASNLIYYISKVSEECLDIDVLCNADEDEIRAIGEYYKIYQEQLEEENVLDFSTIQIETLKLLENHPKILQALQDKIHYLMVDEYQDTNTIQEKILLLLSAKNNNFCVVGDDDQGLYRFRGATIRNILEFSNNFKKGLCKQVSLVTNYRSHPDIIEFYNKWMEELDWTEGIKKFRYDKNIKPRNGIFTKIPAVLKVSSDVSYEEYCEEVLSFIQEMISSGAITDYNQIAFLFRSVKNDKVIALAQFLEDNGINVFSPRSSLFFEREEVQLLFGALIFIFPNLFEDLKWKEDAHLEVWNKYQSWKEKFANEIRKDPKANEALLKWCQMRAKEHIVFSKNTNYGFAALIYQLLEFPMFGNFIDVELTDNKIQLRAAYNIAQVTKLLFKFEYLYNITVLSKKNIEKILQDLFNTYLRFIIEGGIEEYEDFDEFAPSGCVSFMTIHQSKGLEFPIVITGSLNLNPSKQYDEVDEILQQNYYHKPPFEPIEKTKYYDFWRLYYTAFSRPQNLLVLTAYEKSGAGRNPSKYLEKSFAKAISWKSDEFKPKELKLQPIKPVNIKKEYSFTSHILLYENCPLQYKFYKELEFTEVRTGGVLGGSLLHQTIEDIHKAVLRDEVKTLTDDNITNWFNENYYLLSKSQRTYLHEAQQKALLTQILRYRDNQSQRWHLIKEAEVDVSLVKEDYILKGTIDLIEGENGTVELIDFKSGNKPEINSNDPKTKQILAQYRRQLEIYAHLVEERTGYIVSKMHLYYPKEESSSPYVTFKSNKDNIQHTISVFDEVVNKIETKNYDMKHIVKSEKQCGECDMRYHCNPKQYNK
- a CDS encoding histone H1, with protein sequence MKDLVAKINAEIETFKTESDSLIEKGVKAAGARARKSTLEIEKLLKEFRKVSIEESKK
- a CDS encoding AraC family transcriptional regulator, with product MNSKLYVLPFLLLIKILTAQTHLHQIPDSLAAKSFDYLDEKIYENKNNSTKASLYLYSYLFKAKKESNWKEIVYGYQNILHQSPVELRLQYADSMIHFAKKSNDQALIGSSFLSKGIVYYSQKKYNEAYNYYIKANEHISKSGDKYLIYKVKYNMAQIKYYLEFYDEAISLLKECIDYFRNQEPRPYLNSLHSLGVCYNRIGDYDLCSKTNLLGIQECDKLKIPEMKAFFEHSEGINQYFKNNFNTAIKTLQDVLPKLNSNTEFANESIASFYIGKSYWKLNAPSKAIPYFQKVNQTFNEKEYIRPDLKEVFELLIKYSKKKQDLNSQLYYIDQLLKADSLLTDTNKYLIGKVHKEYDTKEILIDRAKIRQQLIYERYYDIVFIGIILIMFLVIIYFTYKHFKTKKLNKLKFEELLKKIEEKNVPKPRLEKSDLLDVTPQAVETILKQLDKFEREKKFLDKNLTLAKLTVAFNSNSKYLSKVIYHHKDKGFVDYINDLKIDYLINLLKDSSTSQNYTISALGEEAGFTTTPRFTNAFQSRTGISVSYFIKQLKKGKI